A genomic region of Mycobacterium sp. Aquia_213 contains the following coding sequences:
- a CDS encoding MmpS family transport accessory protein, translating to MPLIIVAVVAVVGLAVYRVRGIFGVDPRPPAVSAMSDDTKPFNPKQVTYEVFGVPGAVATINYLDVDAQPQQILDTTLPWSLSVTTTAPSVSVNVVAQSDADFIGCRIIVNGVVKDERPISGVKAQTYCLVKSA from the coding sequence ATGCCACTGATCATCGTGGCCGTGGTGGCTGTCGTGGGGTTGGCCGTCTATCGGGTGCGCGGCATCTTTGGCGTTGACCCCCGCCCGCCGGCTGTCAGTGCCATGTCTGATGACACCAAGCCGTTCAACCCCAAGCAGGTGACCTACGAAGTCTTCGGCGTTCCCGGTGCCGTCGCAACCATCAACTACTTAGATGTAGACGCTCAGCCGCAGCAGATTCTCGATACCACGCTTCCGTGGTCGCTTTCGGTAACCACGACGGCGCCCTCAGTCAGTGTCAATGTGGTGGCTCAGAGCGACGCAGACTTTATCGGCTGTCGCATCATCGTGAATGGGGTCGTCAAGGACGAAAGGCCCATTAGCGGAGTGAAAGCCCAGACGTACTGCCTGGTGAAGTCCGCATGA